In the Quercus lobata isolate SW786 chromosome 5, ValleyOak3.0 Primary Assembly, whole genome shotgun sequence genome, one interval contains:
- the LOC115989292 gene encoding uncharacterized protein LOC115989292 produces MGDFPTILNDPFKLVTSLLFRRLSLYPKGIEKNMNGHISLYLAIAETGKLPLGWEVNASFKLFVFDQIRDEYLTVQDVGGAIKRFNDINSEWGFAKFLPLDTFNDASQGYLVNNCCVFGAEVFVHERSVRRQCLSFIEQKPNNSTLTWKIERFSTLNEEQYCSQEFTVEDLQWKLMVYPKGDAWAKEKALSVFLCPCNWLLSDQNVFAEYKLRIRNQIKGKHKEIRGKSNISTCFKSCIPVSWFSSLESEESWGYPDFLLLKDLYTASKGFLVNDTLLVEAEILVVSKVQ; encoded by the exons ATGGGCGATTTTCCTACCATCCTCAATGATCCAT TCAAGCTAGTAACAAGCCTTCTTTTCAGGAGGTTGTCTCTCTATCCAAAAGGAATTGAGAAGAACATGAATGGTCACATCTCCCTTTACTTGGCAATCGCTGAGACGGGAAAACTTCCTCTTGGTTGGGAGGTTAATGCCAGCTTCAAATTGTTTGTATTTGATCAGATACGGGATGAGTACTTGACCGTTCAAG aTGTTGGTGGTGCTATTAAAAGATTCAATGATATAAATAGTGAATGGGGATTTGCCAAATTTCTTCCCCTTGATACCTTCAATGATGCTTCTCAAGGATACCTTGTCAATAACTGTTGCGTATTTGGTGCAGAGGTTTTTGTTCATGAACGTAGTGTCAGAAGGCAGTGTCTTTCCtttattgaacaaaaacccaataacagCACTTTGACATGGAAGATTGAAAGATTTTCGACACTAAATGAAGAACAATATTGTTCTCAAGAATTCACCGTTGAAGATTTACAATG GAAATTAATGGTCTATCCCAAAGGAGATGCTTGGGCAAAAGAGAAGGCGCTATCAGTCTTCTTGTGTCCATGCAATTGGCTTCTATCAGATCAAAATGTTTTTGCGGAATACAAGCTCCGCATAAGGAATCAAATCAAAGGAAAGCACAAAGAAATTAGAGGAAAatcaaatatttcaacatgCTTTAAATCGTGCATTC cTGTATCTTGGTTTTCTTCCTTAGAGTCAGAGGAGAGCTGGGGTTATCCAGATTTTTTGCTTCTAAAAGATCTCTATACTGCATCAAAGGGGTTTCTTGTGAATGATACTTTACTTGTAGAAGCAGAAATTTTAGTGGTGTCTAAAGTTCAGTAG